A genomic region of Antennarius striatus isolate MH-2024 chromosome 16, ASM4005453v1, whole genome shotgun sequence contains the following coding sequences:
- the clpp gene encoding ATP-dependent Clp protease proteolytic subunit, mitochondrial, translating into MLFRRVLHIGGLTLKHCRSIHHSPVWRNPLVPIVVEQTGRGDRSYDIYSRLLRERIICVMGPIDDSVASLVIAQLLFLQSESNNKPIHMYINSPGGVVTSGLAIYDTMQYILNPISTWCVGQAASMGSLLLAAGTSGMRHSLPNARIMVHQPSGGARGQATDIAIQAEEILKLKKQINNIYAKHTGQMLETIETVMERDRYMSPMEAQDFGLIDRVLIHPPQAGQDEPELVQKEPSATASLSPQASESPATEKATPGTPPPSSYKPEP; encoded by the exons AGGGTGTTGCACATTGGAGGCTTGACGCTGAAACACTGCAGATCTATTCACCACAGTCCAGTATGGAGGAATCCTCTGGTACCCATCGTTGTGGAACAGACG GGGAGAGGAGACAGATCATACGATATCTATTCTCGCCTCTTGAGAGAGAGGATCATCTGTGTCATGGGTCCA ATTGATGACTCTGTAGCCAGTCTGGTTATCGCCCAGCTGCTCTTCCTGCAATCAGAGAGCAACAACAAGCCCATCCACATGTACATCAACAGCCCTG GTGGTGTGGTGACATCGGGTCTGGCCATTTACGACACCATGCAGTACATCCTTAATCCCATCTCCACGTGGTGTGTTGGCCAAGCAGCCAGTATGGGCAGCCTCCTGCTAGCAGCAGGAACTTCAGGCATGAGGCATTCACTGCCCAATGCTCGCATCATGGTTCATCAGCCTTCAGGAGGTGCTCGG GGTCAGGCTACAGACATCGCCATCCAGGCTGAGGAGATTCTTAAGCTTAAGAAACAGATCAATAACATCTATGCCAAACACACAGGACAGATGCTGGAAACCATCG AGACTGTAATGGAAAGGGATCGCTACATGAGCCCCATGGAGGCCCAAGACTTCGGTCTCATCGACCGGGTACTGATTCACCCGCCCCAGGCAGGCCAGGATGAGCCTGAGCTGGTACAGAAAGAGCCGTCAGCCACGGCCAGTCTCTCCCCACAGGCTTCAGAGTCTCCTGCCACTGAAAAAGCCACCCCTgggaccccccctccctcctcataTAAACCTGAGCCATGA
- the LOC137609621 gene encoding ornithine decarboxylase-like isoform X2 yields the protein MHFQLQIDVFKLQQILKMSKTEDRMGHDPLTTNTSVVHNLSPEDCDIDILDKGRTTNDFIDDMIKHSKDSEEPFFVASLDSLYLRHLMWVTKLPRVTPFYAVKCNSTPAVLKMLRALGTGFDCASKGEIKLALSLGVTPDKIIYAHTIKPPSHIRYACAHGVNVMTFDNEDELFKISHCHAKAKLVLRIAVDDSKSLLPLTSKFGASLETVDKLLERAKELTLEVIGVSFHVGSGCSDSLAFTQAIADARHVFDTALSDVINAALDKHFPADSGVKVIAEPGQYFVDSAFTLVMNVIAKNIITDDVDKHCDMKKPTPNTMMMYFVNDGAFGSLGILKIHPKYKKFEPFLHRAVETSEQKYLSVLWGPTCNIHDKITESCWLPELHIGDWLLLDNMGAYTLCFRTDFSGFERTRIYPVVTAETWHTLNLSHTYNIILS from the exons ATGCATTTCCAGCTTCAAATTGACGTTTTCAAGCTACAACAGATTTTAAAGATGTCAAAAACGGAGGATCGGATGGGTCATG ACCCATTAACTACAAACACATCTGTCGTACACAATTTGTCTCCAGAAGATTGTGACATTGACATTTTAGACAAAGGAAGAACCACAAATGATTTTATAGATGATATGATAAAACATTCAAAG GACAGTGAAGAGCCATTCTTTGTAGCCAGTCTAGATAGTCTATATTTGAGGCACCTCATGTGGGTCACTAAGTTACCTCGAGTCACACCTTTCTATGCAGTCAAGTGTAACAGCACACCAGCAGTTTTGAAGATGCTGAGAGCTCTGGGCACAGGTTTTGATTGTGCTAGCAAG GGTGAAATTAAACTGGCCCTGTCCCTCGGAGTGACTCCTGATAAAATCATTTACGCACACACCATCAAACCACCGTCACACATCAGATATGCCTGCGCTCATGGAGTGAATGTGATGACTTTTGATAATGAggatgaattatttaaaatttctcATTGTCATGCCAAAGCCAA ACTGGTTCTCCGCATTGCAGTGGATGATTCCAAATCCCTTCTACCACTCACTTCAAAGTTTGGTGCCAGCCTGGAGACAGTTGATAAACTGCTGGAACGTGCTAAAGAACTGACCTTGGAGGTCATTGGCGTCAGCTTTCATGTTGGAAGTGGGTGCTCTGACAGTTTGGCATTCACACAGGCCATAGCAGACGCCCGCCATGTGTTTGACACTGCA CTTTCAGATGTCATTAATGCAGCACTCGATAAACATTTCCCAGCTGACAGTGGAGTGAAGGTTATCGCTGAACCAGGTCAATACTTCGTGGACTCAGCCTTCACACTGGTGATGAATGTTATTGCCAAAAACATCATCACAGATGATGTGGATAAACATTGTG ACATGAAGAAGCCCACACCAAACACAATGATGATGTACTTTGTAAATGATGGAGCATTTGGGTCCCTTGGGATTTTGAAAATTCATCCTAAATATAAGAAGTTTGAACCCTTCCTCCACAGg GCTGTGGAGACCAGTGAGCAGAAATACCTGTCTGTTCTCTGGGGTCCAACCTGTAACATTCATGACAAAATAACTGAGAGTTGCTGGCTTCCTGAGTTGCACATTGGAGACTGGCTTCTTCTCGACAACATGGGTGCTTACACTCTTTGTTTTCGCACTGACTTCAGTGGATTTGAGAGAACACGCATTTACCCTGTGGTGACAGCTGAGACTTGGCACACCTTAAACCTCTCTCACACCTACAACATTATACTGTCATGA
- the LOC137609621 gene encoding ornithine decarboxylase-like isoform X1 has translation MHFQLQIDVFKLQQILKMSKTEDRMGHDPLTTNTSVVHNLSPEDCDIDILDKGRTTNDFIDDMIKHSKDSEEPFFVASLDSLYLRHLMWVTKLPRVTPFYAVKCNSTPAVLKMLRALGTGFDCASKGEIKLALSLGVTPDKIIYAHTIKPPSHIRYACAHGVNVMTFDNEDELFKISHCHAKAKLVLRIAVDDSKSLLPLTSKFGASLETVDKLLERAKELTLEVIGVSFHVGSGCSDSLAFTQAIADARHVFDTANLLGVQMNLLDIGGGFSGRDDHQVIFDELSDVINAALDKHFPADSGVKVIAEPGQYFVDSAFTLVMNVIAKNIITDDVDKHCDMKKPTPNTMMMYFVNDGAFGSLGILKIHPKYKKFEPFLHRAVETSEQKYLSVLWGPTCNIHDKITESCWLPELHIGDWLLLDNMGAYTLCFRTDFSGFERTRIYPVVTAETWHTLNLSHTYNIILS, from the exons ATGCATTTCCAGCTTCAAATTGACGTTTTCAAGCTACAACAGATTTTAAAGATGTCAAAAACGGAGGATCGGATGGGTCATG ACCCATTAACTACAAACACATCTGTCGTACACAATTTGTCTCCAGAAGATTGTGACATTGACATTTTAGACAAAGGAAGAACCACAAATGATTTTATAGATGATATGATAAAACATTCAAAG GACAGTGAAGAGCCATTCTTTGTAGCCAGTCTAGATAGTCTATATTTGAGGCACCTCATGTGGGTCACTAAGTTACCTCGAGTCACACCTTTCTATGCAGTCAAGTGTAACAGCACACCAGCAGTTTTGAAGATGCTGAGAGCTCTGGGCACAGGTTTTGATTGTGCTAGCAAG GGTGAAATTAAACTGGCCCTGTCCCTCGGAGTGACTCCTGATAAAATCATTTACGCACACACCATCAAACCACCGTCACACATCAGATATGCCTGCGCTCATGGAGTGAATGTGATGACTTTTGATAATGAggatgaattatttaaaatttctcATTGTCATGCCAAAGCCAA ACTGGTTCTCCGCATTGCAGTGGATGATTCCAAATCCCTTCTACCACTCACTTCAAAGTTTGGTGCCAGCCTGGAGACAGTTGATAAACTGCTGGAACGTGCTAAAGAACTGACCTTGGAGGTCATTGGCGTCAGCTTTCATGTTGGAAGTGGGTGCTCTGACAGTTTGGCATTCACACAGGCCATAGCAGACGCCCGCCATGTGTTTGACACTGCA AATTTACTGGGCGTCCAAATGAATCTCTTAGATATTGGTGGAGGATTTTCTGGGAGAGACGACCACCAAGTGATTTTTGATGAG CTTTCAGATGTCATTAATGCAGCACTCGATAAACATTTCCCAGCTGACAGTGGAGTGAAGGTTATCGCTGAACCAGGTCAATACTTCGTGGACTCAGCCTTCACACTGGTGATGAATGTTATTGCCAAAAACATCATCACAGATGATGTGGATAAACATTGTG ACATGAAGAAGCCCACACCAAACACAATGATGATGTACTTTGTAAATGATGGAGCATTTGGGTCCCTTGGGATTTTGAAAATTCATCCTAAATATAAGAAGTTTGAACCCTTCCTCCACAGg GCTGTGGAGACCAGTGAGCAGAAATACCTGTCTGTTCTCTGGGGTCCAACCTGTAACATTCATGACAAAATAACTGAGAGTTGCTGGCTTCCTGAGTTGCACATTGGAGACTGGCTTCTTCTCGACAACATGGGTGCTTACACTCTTTGTTTTCGCACTGACTTCAGTGGATTTGAGAGAACACGCATTTACCCTGTGGTGACAGCTGAGACTTGGCACACCTTAAACCTCTCTCACACCTACAACATTATACTGTCATGA